A genomic stretch from Desulfotignum balticum DSM 7044 includes:
- a CDS encoding putative bifunctional diguanylate cyclase/phosphodiesterase, which produces MIDVTEYTNEPMPPVDGTAGRGRLHRLIEPPVLSILMAFLILTVIWIFTFNFIARERAAADRTAAAMAMDVADTYEAQVVRALREIDHTLKMVRYYLEDRPAQEILGDLRAEGLLLPGIIFTVSIIDARGEILDSTNDASTPGNVAAMDFFYRAKAQEDVVIGQPQQDPDSDEWVLTFSRGVKETGDRFAGIVAVSVHAGYFVSGYESDALGEHGILGLVGTDGVFRVRRTGTDISAGTTINYNALVQEDTPADAPAEVTVNPWDDTRRYTIARKLYEFPLAVVVGLSETEQLASADRIKRSYIWRAAMASILVAVIAALLGRLSWQLQKSRARVMEAQAEHARNVEYLAYHDNLTGLPNRALFSRLLYRQIQHAHRYKKQLALMFLDLDRFKEINDSLGHEAGDDLLKKMGRRLGESLRESDLVARLGGDEFIILLPEITEETQVTTVAGKILAAVAKPFTLAEQEFRITISIGIAMFPADGEDEQTLMKNADIAMYHAKEGGKNSFRFYSEKLNTDSLERLSLESGLRNALENNEFRLFYQSKQDMATGRMTGIEALLRWQHPDLGLIPPMQFIPLAEENGLIIPIGRWVFKTACRQNLAWQAQGFPKLSMAVNISRRQFFDEDFLKDVGDALQESQMAPELLELEITESVLMHDMDRTIGILKELKQMGVRVAIDDFGTGYSSLSKLREFPLDTLKIDGSFIQNMIPHAEIKNLTTALIDLGRSLGFTVVAEGVESKEQADLLRTHSCDQFQGFYINKPMPPEEFTLNWTTG; this is translated from the coding sequence TTGATTGATGTAACCGAGTATACAAATGAACCCATGCCGCCGGTTGACGGCACGGCCGGCCGGGGCCGGCTGCACCGGCTGATCGAACCCCCCGTTTTGTCCATTCTCATGGCTTTTTTGATTCTGACGGTAATCTGGATTTTCACGTTCAATTTCATCGCCAGAGAACGTGCCGCAGCCGACCGCACGGCCGCAGCTATGGCCATGGATGTGGCCGACACCTACGAAGCTCAGGTGGTGCGGGCTTTGCGCGAGATCGATCACACATTGAAGATGGTCCGCTATTATCTGGAAGACCGCCCCGCCCAGGAGATCCTGGGAGATTTGCGCGCCGAAGGGCTGCTGCTGCCCGGGATCATCTTCACTGTCAGTATCATCGATGCCCGTGGGGAGATCCTTGACAGCACCAATGACGCTTCGACCCCCGGGAACGTGGCGGCCATGGATTTTTTTTACCGCGCAAAAGCGCAGGAGGATGTGGTCATCGGACAGCCGCAGCAGGACCCGGATTCAGATGAATGGGTGTTGACTTTCAGCCGGGGGGTCAAAGAGACAGGGGATCGGTTTGCGGGAATTGTGGCCGTATCCGTGCATGCCGGCTATTTTGTCAGCGGCTATGAGTCTGATGCGCTGGGGGAACACGGCATTCTCGGACTGGTGGGAACGGACGGCGTTTTCCGGGTACGACGTACGGGTACTGATATATCCGCGGGCACAACCATCAACTACAATGCACTGGTGCAGGAGGACACCCCGGCCGATGCGCCGGCCGAAGTGACCGTCAATCCCTGGGACGATACCCGGCGCTACACTATCGCCAGAAAGCTTTATGAATTTCCTCTGGCAGTCGTGGTTGGCCTTTCAGAAACAGAACAACTTGCCTCTGCCGACCGGATCAAGCGCAGCTACATCTGGCGCGCCGCCATGGCCAGCATACTGGTGGCCGTGATCGCGGCCCTGCTCGGCCGGTTGAGCTGGCAGCTCCAGAAGTCGCGCGCGCGTGTCATGGAAGCGCAGGCCGAACACGCGCGGAACGTCGAATATCTCGCCTATCACGACAATCTCACGGGTCTGCCGAACCGGGCCCTGTTCAGCCGGCTTCTTTACCGTCAAATACAGCACGCACACCGTTATAAAAAACAGCTGGCGTTGATGTTTCTCGACCTTGACCGCTTCAAGGAAATCAATGACTCGCTCGGCCATGAGGCGGGCGACGATTTACTCAAGAAAATGGGCAGACGGCTCGGGGAATCCCTGCGGGAAAGTGACCTGGTTGCGCGGCTGGGAGGGGACGAGTTTATAATACTGCTCCCCGAAATTACTGAGGAAACCCAGGTGACCACGGTTGCCGGAAAAATTCTGGCAGCCGTGGCAAAGCCTTTTACACTTGCTGAACAGGAGTTTCGCATCACAATCAGTATCGGCATTGCCATGTTTCCGGCCGATGGTGAAGATGAACAGACACTGATGAAAAATGCCGATATTGCCATGTATCACGCAAAAGAGGGAGGAAAAAACAGCTTCCGGTTCTACTCCGAAAAGCTGAACACGGACTCGCTGGAACGACTCTCCCTGGAATCGGGCCTGCGCAACGCCCTGGAAAACAATGAATTCCGCCTTTTTTACCAGAGCAAGCAGGACATGGCCACGGGCCGCATGACCGGCATAGAGGCGCTGCTGCGATGGCAGCATCCCGATCTCGGTTTGATCCCGCCGATGCAGTTTATCCCCCTGGCCGAAGAAAACGGGCTCATCATTCCCATCGGGCGCTGGGTGTTCAAAACCGCCTGCCGTCAGAACCTTGCATGGCAAGCCCAGGGATTTCCAAAATTGAGTATGGCCGTGAACATCTCCAGGCGGCAGTTCTTTGATGAAGATTTCTTAAAGGACGTCGGGGACGCGCTGCAGGAAAGCCAAATGGCACCCGAGCTGCTCGAACTGGAAATCACGGAGTCCGTTCTCATGCACGACATGGACAGAACGATCGGAATTCTCAAGGAGTTGAAACAGATGGGGGTCCGCGTAGCGATCGATGATTTCGGTACGGGGTATTCATCACTGTCCAAATTAAGGGAGTTCCCGCTTGACACCCTTAAAATCGACGGCTCGTTCATTCAGAATATGATTCCTCACGCTGAAATCAAAAATTTGACCACGGCCCTTATTGATCTGGGCAGAAGCCTGGGTTTCACCGTGGTCGCAGAAGGCGTGGAGTCCAAGGAACAGGCGGATCTTCTTAGAACCCATTCCTGCGACCAGTTCCAGGGTTTCTACATAAACAAACCAATGCCGCCCGAGGAGTTCACCTTGAACTGGACAACCGGGTGA
- a CDS encoding putative bifunctional diguanylate cyclase/phosphodiesterase: MADSKICEEDVAGCKQAEEALDKTDEKLQLSEQRYRSIFDEGPFGMGLVKPDARFIAVNKVLCDLLGYTKQELIGQSAVDITYEEDKEKSRKFSRQLFAGITPVVRFKKRYVRKNGDILWVKITSSAIHDKEGNIPYGQIIIESLTESIEAAEKIHLMAYYDSLTGIANLTFHKILIQKTIAHARRHKKTAAVIYIGLDRFKRINDTLGYSVGDLLLKAVADRLTRFLRKSDFVARSVENQTETVISRPGGDEFIVLTHDLIHAHSAARMARRLLKEISAPYDLDGREIFITASMGIALYPDDGEDVDALLLNAEKAMRHTKSKGINNYLFYAKSMHSAVLEILTLENDLHRALERNELVLYYQPKVNAATRIITGMEALIRWNHPEKGLIPPMQFIPIAETSGLIMPIGEFVIRTVCRQIQTWQKAGYKPINVALNVSTHQFKKQDLAGIIKAALQDTMISPNCLGLEITESAIMGNSETERQTLTELNDLGIGLAIDDFGTGYSSLSYLKQLPLDYLKIDKSFIDDVVSDSRDQAIVRATIVMAHGLNMKTIAEGVETEAQLTFLQTHGCDEIQGYLFSRPLPADQIQGIAQHTLRKGG, translated from the coding sequence ATGGCAGATTCTAAAATATGTGAAGAAGACGTCGCCGGGTGCAAACAGGCCGAAGAAGCTCTGGACAAGACGGATGAAAAGTTGCAGTTAAGCGAACAGCGGTACCGAAGCATCTTTGATGAAGGCCCTTTCGGAATGGGGTTGGTGAAACCGGATGCTAGGTTTATCGCGGTGAATAAGGTGTTGTGTGATTTATTGGGATATACAAAACAGGAACTTATCGGTCAAAGCGCTGTTGACATAACCTATGAGGAAGACAAAGAAAAGAGCCGAAAATTTTCAAGACAATTGTTTGCAGGCATCACTCCCGTGGTTCGGTTTAAAAAGCGGTATGTCAGAAAAAACGGCGACATTCTCTGGGTGAAGATCACCTCTTCCGCCATCCATGATAAAGAAGGCAATATCCCTTACGGCCAGATTATCATTGAAAGCCTCACGGAAAGCATCGAAGCCGCGGAAAAGATTCACCTGATGGCTTATTATGACAGTCTGACAGGCATAGCAAACCTGACGTTTCATAAAATACTGATCCAAAAAACCATTGCACATGCCCGCCGGCATAAAAAAACAGCGGCCGTTATTTATATTGGATTGGACCGTTTCAAACGGATTAACGACACGCTCGGATACAGTGTCGGCGATCTGCTGCTCAAGGCCGTGGCTGACAGGCTTACCCGTTTTCTGCGGAAAAGCGACTTTGTTGCCAGATCCGTTGAAAATCAAACGGAAACGGTGATATCCCGGCCCGGGGGAGACGAATTTATCGTATTGACCCATGATCTGATCCATGCGCATAGCGCCGCAAGAATGGCCAGACGATTACTCAAGGAAATATCCGCACCCTATGATCTGGACGGCCGTGAAATTTTTATCACGGCCAGCATGGGTATTGCCTTGTATCCTGATGACGGAGAAGATGTGGATGCACTTTTGTTAAATGCGGAAAAAGCAATGAGACACACAAAGAGCAAAGGGATAAACAATTATTTATTTTACGCCAAATCCATGCATTCCGCTGTCCTGGAAATTTTGACCCTGGAAAACGACCTGCACAGAGCACTGGAGCGAAACGAGCTGGTGCTCTATTATCAACCCAAGGTAAATGCGGCAACCAGAATCATCACGGGGATGGAAGCGCTGATTCGCTGGAATCATCCCGAAAAGGGCTTGATCCCCCCCATGCAGTTTATCCCCATCGCGGAAACCAGCGGTCTTATCATGCCCATCGGAGAGTTTGTCATACGCACGGTGTGCAGGCAAATCCAAACATGGCAAAAAGCCGGATACAAGCCGATCAACGTTGCCCTGAACGTGTCGACCCACCAGTTTAAGAAACAGGATCTGGCCGGCATCATCAAGGCGGCTTTGCAGGATACGATGATTTCTCCGAACTGCCTGGGACTGGAAATCACTGAAAGCGCCATTATGGGCAACTCGGAAACAGAACGTCAGACCCTGACTGAACTGAACGATCTGGGGATAGGGCTTGCCATTGATGATTTCGGTACGGGATATTCATCCTTAAGCTATTTGAAACAGCTGCCGCTGGATTATTTAAAGATCGATAAGTCCTTTATCGATGATGTCGTGTCCGACAGTAGAGATCAAGCGATTGTCAGGGCAACGATTGTCATGGCCCACGGCCTGAATATGAAAACCATTGCCGAAGGCGTGGAAACAGAAGCGCAGTTAACCTTTTTACAGACGCATGGATGCGATGAAATCCAGGGCTATTTGTTCAGCCGGCCGTTGCCGGCAGATCAAATCCAGGGGATTGCTCAGCACACTTTGCGCAAAGGCGGATGA
- a CDS encoding porin — MGKLVIATVIAVLVCVTAPGAQAAELPNFSFNGFGTFGVVHSDEDRADFASNLFAPDGAGYTRAWSPEVDSVLGVQLTANLTSRLTGILQVVSEQQYDENYTPTVEWANLTFDITPDLSVRVGRMVQPSFMVSEYRKVRYATPWVRPPKEVYDMIPVTNADGIDMSYRFRFNGFTNTLRAMYGGRDADTSDGSEVSASDTIVLRNTLEWGTVSLFASYTRFRLTIEGLTPFFDAFRQFGARGVAIADRYDVDSKRVKLMSLGLRYDPGEWFVMGEWARSSSRTFIGDIRGWYITGGYRFKAFTPYVTLAQVQAHSDTSDPGLSLAGLPPAQAAQAAGLNAALNQILGSAAQQKSISLGVRWDFIRNAALKVQYQHLDLDEGSPGVLTNIQPGFEPGGSVNLFSAAIDFVF; from the coding sequence ATGGGAAAACTGGTAATTGCCACAGTGATCGCCGTGCTCGTCTGTGTCACGGCCCCCGGGGCACAGGCGGCTGAATTGCCGAACTTTTCGTTCAACGGCTTTGGTACGTTCGGCGTGGTTCATTCCGACGAGGACCGGGCAGATTTTGCTTCAAACCTGTTTGCTCCCGACGGGGCAGGCTACACCCGGGCATGGAGCCCTGAAGTCGACAGCGTGCTGGGAGTGCAGCTCACGGCCAATCTCACGTCCCGGTTGACCGGGATCCTGCAGGTTGTTTCCGAGCAGCAGTACGACGAAAACTACACGCCGACCGTGGAGTGGGCCAATCTCACCTTCGACATCACCCCGGACCTGAGCGTACGCGTCGGGCGCATGGTCCAGCCGTCGTTCATGGTTTCCGAGTACCGGAAAGTCAGGTATGCGACACCATGGGTCCGTCCTCCCAAAGAAGTCTATGACATGATACCCGTCACCAATGCAGACGGTATCGATATGAGTTACCGTTTCCGTTTCAATGGGTTTACCAATACCCTGCGGGCCATGTACGGCGGCAGGGACGCCGATACATCCGACGGAAGCGAGGTAAGCGCCAGCGACACAATAGTGCTCCGCAATACCCTGGAATGGGGCACAGTCTCCCTGTTTGCATCGTATACCCGCTTTCGTCTGACCATAGAAGGCCTGACCCCGTTTTTTGATGCTTTCAGGCAGTTCGGGGCACGGGGTGTAGCCATTGCCGACCGATACGATGTTGACAGCAAGCGCGTTAAATTGATGAGCCTGGGCCTGCGCTATGACCCCGGCGAGTGGTTTGTGATGGGCGAGTGGGCCCGGTCGAGCAGCCGTACTTTTATTGGCGATATCAGAGGCTGGTATATCACCGGGGGGTATCGTTTCAAAGCTTTCACCCCCTACGTGACCCTGGCGCAAGTTCAGGCCCACAGCGACACCTCAGACCCGGGTTTGTCCCTGGCGGGCCTGCCGCCGGCCCAGGCCGCCCAGGCGGCAGGACTCAATGCCGCGCTGAACCAGATACTGGGATCCGCAGCTCAGCAAAAAAGCATATCCCTGGGAGTCCGCTGGGATTTCATCCGGAACGCGGCCCTGAAAGTACAATACCAGCACCTTGATCTGGATGAAGGCTCACCCGGTGTTCTGACCAACATACAGCCGGGATTTGAACCCGGGGGGTCGGTCAACCTGTTCAGCGCCGCCATTGACTTTGTATTTTGA
- a CDS encoding NAD(P)H-dependent flavin oxidoreductase — protein sequence MKTRITKLFGIQHPIIQGGMHYVGFAELAAAVSNAGGLGIITGLTQKTPKDLDKEIKRCKDMTDKPVGVNLTFLPTVSSPDYPGYIKAIIDNGITIVETAGRNPAPYLPYLKEAGVKVIHKCTSVRHAVKAENIGCDAVSVDGFECGGHPGEDDIPNMVLLPRAAEELTIPFVASGGMADARSLVAALALGADGINMGTRFIATKEAPVHENVKQAILHAGETDTRLVMRPLRNTERVLNNAAAQKLLEKEASLGSRLKFEDIIEEVAGVYPRIMQQGDMESGVWSCGMVAGLVHDIPTCKELLDRIMAEAKQIIENRLTAML from the coding sequence ATGAAAACAAGAATCACAAAGTTGTTCGGCATCCAGCATCCCATCATTCAGGGGGGGATGCACTATGTCGGGTTTGCCGAACTGGCGGCGGCCGTGTCCAATGCCGGCGGTCTGGGCATCATTACGGGGCTCACCCAGAAAACACCGAAGGATCTGGACAAAGAAATCAAGCGGTGCAAAGACATGACGGACAAACCGGTCGGGGTGAACCTGACTTTTCTGCCCACCGTGTCCTCGCCGGATTATCCCGGGTATATCAAGGCCATTATCGACAACGGAATAACGATTGTCGAAACGGCCGGCAGAAACCCGGCGCCGTACCTGCCTTATTTAAAAGAGGCCGGTGTCAAGGTCATCCACAAATGCACGTCCGTCCGGCATGCAGTCAAGGCGGAGAACATCGGATGTGACGCCGTCTCCGTGGATGGGTTTGAATGCGGGGGCCATCCGGGCGAAGACGATATCCCCAATATGGTGCTCCTGCCCCGGGCCGCCGAAGAACTGACCATCCCGTTTGTGGCATCCGGGGGCATGGCAGATGCCAGAAGCCTGGTGGCGGCCCTGGCCCTGGGCGCGGACGGGATCAACATGGGCACGCGGTTCATCGCCACTAAAGAAGCGCCCGTGCACGAAAATGTCAAGCAGGCGATTTTACATGCCGGTGAAACCGATACCCGCCTGGTCATGCGGCCTTTACGAAATACGGAGCGGGTCCTGAACAATGCCGCAGCCCAAAAACTGCTGGAAAAAGAAGCCTCCCTGGGCAGCCGCCTGAAGTTTGAAGATATCATTGAAGAAGTGGCGGGCGTTTATCCCAGAATCATGCAGCAAGGGGACATGGAGTCCGGCGTATGGTCCTGCGGCATGGTGGCCGGCCTGGTCCATGATATCCCCACATGCAAAGAGCTGCTGGACCGGATCATGGCAGAGGCAAAACAAATCATTGAAAACCGGCTGACGGCCATGCTGTGA
- a CDS encoding DUF748 domain-containing protein, with amino-acid sequence MDAPESKHFQRHWLMRVLLSKTLIISVALIITYTLAGFFLAPYLIKRQSTQFARESLNCRMVMEEVRVNPYTLTLNIKNFDLKKREGFPLIAFKAIFVNFEIASLWRRAWTFADVRLEGPVVNLQIEPEGRINFIDIADRIPKKENEEKTKGDERLPRVIFEHIALNQGRLVFTDLSGPTPGSITLETIGLALKNLTTLPDQKGVYSLEATLPHGGKLTGAGDVSLHPLWSEGRVKVEGFKTVSAWEFLQDDILLDKPGGEVDLDARYEFAHTDQSPDFVIEELKVLVSALELKARGDGEPILFVDTIRLDDGRVDLASGSFQAGGLADNLNLIFEGVSLKEMRQEAPLVTLGSLAVEGGRIDLETRQVTLEKVLVEGGHAAMVLEKAGTLNLLRVLGKRNVDNRQEKNDVVVAKTQAEERPWSVAVGSVETAGLSVAFTDQKLSPAPAVTLQDITLKLADFRSEGKASVPFEASLTVEQGGTMNARGRFTLAQKSAEATVRVSNLALTPFQPYVAQYAYLSVDTGDFNAAGKVIYGEKENGPNLQFSGNAHITDLLVSEVGTTKRFLAWQDLKADNITLGLGPEQLDIGEVHLIKPYGKLIIYKDKSLNLAKVLRHNKKMVEGKKPVSQVETPGGFPVDVRRIRIEKGVLDFADLSLRLPFAAKIYELKGAVVGLSSRQGARAQIELKGRVNEYGTSSIQGQIEPLNIKHFTDIDMIFKNVEMTNITPYTGKFAGYRIASGRLSLDLHYLIQQSELKGSNQIILDNLTLGEKVESPDAPDIPLEFAVALLKDADGRIDIGLPVSGNLDDPQFRFGDLIWKTLINFFTKIITSPFRALAGMLDVEKEHLETIEFEPGRAVLPPPEREKVKTLSEALARRPQLTLKIQGRFDPVKDGEALKSMAIRHEIAGRAGRVVGPNEDAGPMDMSNPLVQRAIETMVTERISADALAAARENAAKQTAAADKKKEKKPAEPLPSDPSRELYTALLQKLVDAQPVTKARLHELARERAEAIKQEFVEAETVDETRLTVLEPSAAQEKDEKAVSSGLTLDVHR; translated from the coding sequence ATGGATGCTCCGGAAAGCAAACATTTTCAAAGGCATTGGCTCATGAGGGTTTTGCTGAGCAAAACTCTCATCATCTCTGTTGCCCTGATTATCACCTACACCCTGGCAGGCTTTTTTCTTGCCCCCTATCTGATCAAGCGTCAATCCACGCAGTTTGCCCGGGAATCCCTCAACTGCCGCATGGTCATGGAAGAGGTCCGGGTAAACCCGTACACCCTCACCCTGAATATCAAGAACTTTGACCTCAAAAAAAGAGAGGGATTCCCGTTAATCGCATTCAAGGCGATTTTTGTCAACTTCGAGATCGCCAGTCTCTGGCGCCGGGCCTGGACCTTCGCGGATGTCCGCCTGGAAGGCCCGGTCGTGAACCTGCAAATAGAACCTGAGGGCCGCATCAACTTTATTGATATCGCAGACCGGATCCCAAAGAAGGAAAATGAGGAAAAAACCAAAGGAGATGAGCGCTTGCCGCGCGTCATCTTTGAGCACATTGCCTTGAACCAGGGGCGACTCGTTTTCACGGACTTATCCGGCCCGACCCCGGGCAGTATTACGCTGGAGACGATTGGCCTGGCGCTCAAAAACCTTACCACGCTGCCGGACCAAAAGGGAGTCTATTCCCTGGAAGCGACCCTTCCCCACGGCGGAAAGCTCACAGGGGCCGGCGATGTTTCCCTCCATCCTCTCTGGTCCGAAGGCAGGGTAAAGGTGGAGGGATTCAAGACCGTTTCGGCATGGGAATTTTTGCAGGATGACATTCTTCTGGACAAACCCGGGGGTGAAGTAGACCTCGACGCCCGCTACGAATTTGCCCATACGGATCAATCCCCTGATTTTGTCATCGAAGAATTAAAAGTGCTTGTCTCGGCCCTGGAACTCAAGGCCCGGGGGGACGGGGAGCCGATTCTCTTTGTGGACACCATTCGTCTCGATGACGGCCGGGTTGATCTGGCTTCTGGATCGTTTCAGGCGGGGGGCCTGGCCGATAACCTGAACCTCATCTTTGAGGGCGTGTCCCTGAAAGAGATGAGGCAGGAGGCGCCCCTGGTCACGCTGGGAAGTCTTGCCGTGGAGGGAGGCCGCATCGACCTTGAAACCCGGCAGGTGACCCTGGAAAAAGTTTTGGTGGAGGGCGGGCATGCCGCCATGGTGCTGGAAAAGGCCGGCACCTTGAACCTGTTGCGCGTGCTCGGAAAAAGAAATGTCGACAACCGCCAAGAAAAAAATGACGTCGTTGTGGCCAAGACCCAGGCGGAAGAAAGGCCCTGGTCCGTTGCCGTCGGCTCAGTGGAGACGGCCGGGTTGAGCGTGGCTTTCACAGATCAGAAGCTGTCTCCTGCGCCCGCGGTGACCCTTCAAGACATCACGCTGAAACTTGCCGATTTTCGCAGTGAAGGCAAGGCCTCTGTTCCCTTTGAAGCGTCTCTGACGGTAGAGCAAGGGGGCACCATGAATGCCAGGGGACGCTTCACTCTCGCTCAGAAAAGCGCGGAAGCGACGGTCCGTGTGTCGAACCTGGCCCTGACACCTTTTCAGCCCTACGTGGCACAATATGCTTACCTGAGCGTGGATACGGGGGATTTTAACGCTGCGGGAAAGGTGATCTACGGTGAGAAAGAAAATGGTCCGAACCTGCAATTCTCCGGCAATGCGCACATCACGGATCTGCTCGTTTCCGAGGTGGGCACCACGAAAAGATTTCTTGCCTGGCAGGACTTGAAGGCGGACAATATCACGCTGGGGCTTGGGCCTGAACAGCTTGACATCGGAGAAGTCCACCTCATTAAGCCCTATGGAAAGCTGATCATATATAAAGACAAGAGCCTGAACCTGGCCAAGGTGCTGCGGCACAACAAAAAAATGGTTGAGGGGAAAAAACCGGTGTCCCAAGTGGAAACTCCCGGCGGATTTCCCGTGGATGTTCGGAGAATCCGCATCGAAAAAGGCGTTCTCGATTTCGCAGACCTGAGTCTCCGCCTACCATTTGCCGCAAAGATCTATGAATTGAAGGGCGCAGTCGTCGGGCTCTCCTCCAGACAAGGAGCCCGGGCGCAGATTGAGCTCAAAGGCCGGGTAAATGAATATGGCACATCCAGTATCCAGGGGCAGATCGAGCCGCTCAATATCAAGCATTTCACAGACATTGACATGATTTTCAAAAACGTGGAGATGACCAACATCACCCCGTACACGGGGAAATTCGCCGGATACAGGATCGCCTCCGGAAGGCTCTCTCTCGATCTTCACTACCTGATCCAGCAAAGTGAGCTCAAAGGGAGCAACCAGATCATCCTGGACAACCTCACGCTGGGCGAGAAGGTGGAAAGCCCTGATGCGCCCGACATTCCCCTGGAGTTTGCCGTTGCACTTCTCAAGGATGCCGACGGCCGGATCGACATCGGGCTCCCCGTTTCCGGCAACCTGGACGATCCTCAGTTCCGCTTTGGGGATCTCATATGGAAAACCCTTATCAATTTTTTCACCAAAATCATCACTTCCCCTTTCAGGGCACTGGCCGGCATGCTCGACGTGGAAAAAGAGCATCTCGAGACCATCGAGTTTGAACCGGGCAGGGCCGTGTTGCCTCCTCCGGAGCGAGAAAAAGTGAAGACCCTTTCCGAAGCCCTTGCCAGACGTCCGCAACTCACGCTGAAAATCCAGGGCCGGTTTGATCCGGTCAAAGACGGTGAGGCCCTGAAATCCATGGCGATCCGGCATGAAATTGCCGGGCGTGCGGGTAGAGTGGTTGGTCCCAACGAAGATGCGGGACCTATGGATATGAGCAATCCCCTGGTCCAGCGCGCCATCGAAACAATGGTCACGGAGCGAATTTCCGCCGATGCGCTGGCTGCGGCCAGGGAGAATGCAGCAAAGCAGACGGCTGCGGCGGACAAAAAAAAGGAGAAGAAGCCCGCAGAACCGCTCCCGTCAGACCCGTCCCGCGAGCTTTATACGGCCCTGCTTCAAAAACTTGTCGACGCGCAACCGGTAACCAAAGCCCGGTTGCACGAACTGGCCCGTGAACGGGCGGAAGCGATCAAGCAGGAATTTGTGGAAGCGGAGACGGTCGATGAGACAAGGCTGACGGTTCTTGAACCCTCAGCCGCTCAAGAAAAGGACGAGAAAGCTGTTTCCTCCGGGCTCACCCTGGATGTTCACCGCTGA
- a CDS encoding ATP-binding protein: MHGYITRLIEEKIHRSLSRSPATAILGPRQCGKSTTARMMLKNRPSIYLDLQDRVDRNKLAEPELFFDRYREKMICLDEIQMLPEFFSVLRSEIDKDRRPGRFLILGSASRDLIRQSTETLAGRIAYLDLSPFLIHEVSPSILWSDLWLRGGFPESTLAKDDADSFDWRLDFIRTFMERDIPGLGFNIPVPVIERLWLLLAHYHGQTVNYHKLAATADISIPTLKKYLAILEQTYMLRLLPPAETNLKKRLIKSPKVYLRDSGILHALLDIETYDNLLAHPIAGASWEGFVIENIIACYSRWNPFFMRTANGAEMDLVLERAGRRHVFECKLSKAPKPSRGFYELIDAVQPESAWVIAPVDDPYAISEKVTVCPPEKLRSCLPVSPNP, encoded by the coding sequence ATGCATGGTTATATCACAAGGTTGATTGAAGAAAAAATTCACCGGTCCCTGTCCCGTTCCCCGGCTACGGCCATTCTTGGGCCCCGGCAATGCGGAAAATCGACCACCGCCCGCATGATGCTGAAAAACAGACCTTCCATTTACCTGGATTTACAGGACCGTGTGGATCGCAACAAACTGGCGGAACCCGAACTTTTTTTCGACCGTTACCGGGAGAAGATGATCTGCCTGGACGAAATTCAGATGCTACCGGAATTTTTTTCAGTCCTTCGGTCGGAAATTGATAAAGACCGCAGGCCGGGCCGATTTTTAATTCTCGGGTCTGCCTCCCGGGATCTGATAAGACAATCCACGGAAACCCTGGCCGGCCGTATCGCTTATCTGGATTTAAGCCCGTTTCTGATCCATGAAGTGTCCCCATCCATTCTGTGGTCTGATCTATGGCTCAGGGGCGGATTTCCTGAAAGCACCCTTGCCAAAGATGATGCGGACAGTTTCGACTGGCGCCTGGATTTTATCAGAACATTCATGGAAAGGGATATTCCCGGTCTTGGATTCAATATCCCTGTTCCTGTCATCGAACGGTTGTGGCTGCTGCTGGCACACTATCATGGACAAACGGTTAATTATCACAAACTGGCAGCGACTGCGGACATCTCCATTCCAACACTGAAAAAATATCTTGCCATCCTGGAACAGACATACATGCTCCGTTTGCTGCCGCCGGCGGAAACAAACCTGAAAAAACGGTTGATCAAATCCCCGAAAGTCTACCTGCGTGACAGCGGGATACTTCATGCGCTTCTGGACATCGAAACCTATGACAATCTTCTGGCCCATCCCATTGCCGGGGCTTCCTGGGAGGGGTTTGTGATTGAAAACATCATTGCCTGCTACAGCCGATGGAACCCCTTTTTCATGCGCACGGCCAACGGGGCTGAAATGGACCTGGTCCTGGAGCGGGCCGGCAGGCGCCATGTTTTTGAGTGCAAACTGTCAAAAGCCCCGAAACCCTCAAGGGGATTTTATGAACTGATTGATGCGGTTCAACCGGAATCTGCATGGGTGATCGCCCCTGTTGATGACCCCTATGCGATCAGCGAAAAGGTAACTGTCTGTCCGCCGGAAAAACTCAGATCTTGTTTGCCGGTTTCCCCGAATCCATGA